GTGGTTCCATCGTAGATATTGGTAATCCTAGCATCTCTATATAGTCTAGAAAGATCATAATCTTCTGTATAACCTGCACCACCTAATACTTGTAATCCGTCATATACTAAATCATTGCACATTTCCGAGTTATAGTATTTGGAAATAGGTGTGAGTGTATTCGCTACTTTTTCCCAAAATTTTCCTGTTTTTAATTCTTCTGGGGTAGGTGTTCTTCCATCTTCATACCAATAGTATTTATCAACGGAATATGCTGCCTCTACCATGAGGCAACGCATTCCTGCCAGTTCCCTTTCCATTCGGTCTAACATGCGACGTACTGCTGGAATTTCATAAATAGGTTTTCCGAATTGAACTCTCTCTTTCGCATATTTAAGTGCTTCTTCGTAAGCTGCTGTGACGATTCCCGTACCTTGGGATGATACACTGAGACGAGCACCGTTGAGCATTCCCATAACATACTTCACAAGCCCAAATCCTTCTTTCCCAACCAAATGGCCTTCACTGTTTTCAAATACTGTTTCGCATGTAGCTGATGCTTTGATTCCTAATTTTTTTTCAATTCCTTGAACGGCGTAGTTTTTGTTTTCAACGATGAAGAAAGATAGTCCTCGTGCTCCGCTTTCTTGCGTTCCTGTTCTAGCAAGGGTAAGTGTGATGCCGGGGCTTCCATTGATACCACAAGCAACTGTTTGGAATCTTTTGGTTCCATTTAGAAACCACTTGTCATCTTTTTTTATTGCCTTTGTTGTAATATTTGGTAAGTCAGATCCGAAGTCGGGTTCTGAAAGTCCCATGGTGACTGTATAGTTTCCTGAAATCAATTTAGGGATCCATTCATCTTTCATTTCTTCAGTTGCACAAACTTCTAAGATAGCAGCAAGACCCATACTCCCCACTGCAATTGTGATGGAACTATCTGATCTATACATTAACTCTGCAATCATCGCTTTGATGATACTCGGTGTTCCAAGTCCGCCATATTTTCTTTTGAATGCTGCCGGACCAAGTCCTGCATCGTGATACATTTGAACTACATCCACCATTTCTTGAGGGTGGATTACGTTTCCATTCTCAAATTTAAGCCCTTTAGAATCTACAATAGAAGCAACTTGTGAAACATACATTCCACTAATCTCTCCGCAGGATTTAAGGATTTCTTCATAAAAAGATATCGCCTCATCAACATTAGATGGTGCATATTCTAGTTTAGGGTTATTGTTTTCTAAATATAACTTG
This genomic stretch from Leptospira meyeri harbors:
- a CDS encoding acyl-CoA dehydrogenase family protein, whose amino-acid sequence is MIQSNYFQTNEDLKEHFEDLIDWSEIVPIYENQFSDSKLYLENNNPKLEYAPSNVDEAISFYEEILKSCGEISGMYVSQVASIVDSKGLKFENGNVIHPQEMVDVVQMYHDAGLGPAAFKRKYGGLGTPSIIKAMIAELMYRSDSSITIAVGSMGLAAILEVCATEEMKDEWIPKLISGNYTVTMGLSEPDFGSDLPNITTKAIKKDDKWFLNGTKRFQTVACGINGSPGITLTLARTGTQESGARGLSFFIVENKNYAVQGIEKKLGIKASATCETVFENSEGHLVGKEGFGLVKYVMGMLNGARLSVSSQGTGIVTAAYEEALKYAKERVQFGKPIYEIPAVRRMLDRMERELAGMRCLMVEAAYSVDKYYWYEDGRTPTPEELKTGKFWEKVANTLTPISKYYNSEMCNDLVYDGLQVLGGAGYTEDYDLSRLYRDARITNIYDGTTQIQVNAAIGGITSGMSATGTFRTYLDHLAKGSESNPKLKEIRTLFESIVETFKSIENQETKETFSFEVVESAARVVVGYLMERAKNKSLKRKDLRTTWCKAFHVDSLAILSANKIKLTER